In the Flavobacterium sp. J372 genome, one interval contains:
- a CDS encoding gliding motility-associated C-terminal domain-containing protein: protein MKKILSLIFVFSATYMFAASFRENRMSSAHDSSKLFVEVFKSQIKTTCDQFISLTLPESNNFIIYRAANSVRVGSGYRIEANSNLNITMKAGRVIVLEPKTALLKGNKYLGRIEPCEPTCPLASDCKVPKGLSPNGDNKNDTFDLSEICVRKLKIFNRYGLTVYEADNYMNEWHGQSSYGDLPTATYFYVITLTSGEKITGWVYLQK from the coding sequence ATGAAAAAAATTTTAAGTCTTATTTTTGTTTTTTCTGCAACGTATATGTTTGCAGCTTCATTTCGGGAGAATCGAATGTCATCTGCACATGACAGTTCAAAACTTTTTGTAGAAGTATTTAAAAGCCAGATAAAAACTACCTGTGACCAATTTATCTCTCTAACATTACCCGAAAGCAACAATTTTATTATATACCGTGCTGCCAATAGTGTTAGAGTGGGCTCTGGATATAGGATTGAAGCTAACTCAAACTTAAACATAACCATGAAGGCCGGCAGAGTAATTGTGCTAGAGCCAAAAACAGCTCTTTTAAAAGGCAATAAATATCTTGGAAGAATTGAGCCATGTGAACCTACATGTCCGTTGGCTTCCGATTGTAAGGTCCCAAAAGGTTTGTCACCAAACGGCGACAACAAAAATGACACGTTTGACCTTTCTGAAATTTGTGTAAGAAAGCTTAAGATTTTTAACCGATATGGTCTAACCGTTTACGAAGCTGATAATTATATGAATGAGTGGCATGGCCAGTCATCTTACGGTGATTTGCCCACAGCAACGTATTTTTATGTTATTACGCTGACCAGTGGTGAAAAAATTACCGGCTGGGTGTACCTGCAGAAATAA
- a CDS encoding glycosyltransferase family 2 protein: protein MQKKVFVIIVTYNGAKWIEKCISSLLVSSYPLHIIVVDNNSNDDTINLLRQFRDIEIIGSGTNLGFGRANNIGMKKALEMGADYLFLLNQDTWIFGDTIASLVAKMEEHQIVGILSPMHYGPDEMTLDPGFATYYSRKINSLNNVRIVPFVNAAAWMLSQDCVEKTGYFEPEFSHYGEDRNYCDRVRYHGFDIAIDDNSGIVHDRIITRNFKKILYSRVIKYWLRFSISILVWELHI from the coding sequence TTGCAAAAAAAGGTTTTCGTAATAATTGTAACCTATAATGGTGCAAAATGGATAGAGAAATGCATATCCTCTCTGCTAGTATCATCTTACCCTTTACATATCATTGTGGTTGACAACAACAGCAATGATGATACAATTAACTTGCTCAGACAATTTCGCGATATCGAAATAATTGGCTCAGGGACTAATCTTGGCTTTGGCCGCGCCAACAATATCGGCATGAAGAAAGCGCTGGAAATGGGCGCCGATTACCTTTTCCTTCTTAACCAGGACACATGGATTTTTGGTGATACGATTGCAAGCCTAGTAGCTAAAATGGAAGAACATCAAATAGTCGGGATATTGAGCCCAATGCATTACGGCCCTGACGAGATGACGCTTGATCCTGGGTTTGCAACCTATTATTCAAGGAAAATTAATAGTCTAAATAATGTACGCATCGTTCCGTTTGTAAACGCAGCAGCATGGATGCTTTCACAGGATTGCGTTGAAAAGACCGGTTATTTTGAACCGGAATTCAGCCATTATGGCGAAGACCGTAACTATTGTGACAGGGTGCGCTATCATGGCTTTGATATCGCCATAGACGATAATTCCGGTATCGTACACGACAGGATAATTACCCGAAATTTCAAAAAGATATTGTACAGTCGCGTTATAAAATACTGGCTACGCTTCTCAATATCAATCTTGGTTTGGGAGCTGCATATATAA
- a CDS encoding ABC transporter permease — MIKALHYIGIYFLMIKEVFNKPTKWKVMKPLIFKEIDDLIVGSMGIVCFISFFIGAVVAIQTALNLNNPLIPKSLIAFATRQSVILEFAPTFISIIMAGRAGSYITSSIGTMRVTEQIDALEVMGVNSLNYLVFPKIIAFLLYPFVISISMFLGIFGGYVAGVYGGFVGSDEFITGMQTDFIPFHIFYAFFKTFLFGFVLATIPSFHGFYMKGGALEVGKASTTAFVWTSVVIILINYIVTQLLLS, encoded by the coding sequence ATGATCAAAGCGTTACATTATATCGGTATTTACTTCCTGATGATTAAAGAGGTTTTCAATAAACCAACCAAATGGAAAGTAATGAAGCCGTTGATTTTTAAAGAGATAGATGACCTGATAGTAGGTTCTATGGGTATTGTGTGCTTCATATCGTTCTTCATAGGGGCGGTTGTGGCAATACAAACAGCCCTTAACCTTAACAACCCGCTGATCCCGAAATCACTCATTGCATTTGCCACAAGGCAGTCGGTGATATTAGAGTTTGCCCCAACGTTTATCTCCATCATCATGGCAGGGCGTGCCGGTTCATATATAACCTCAAGTATAGGTACAATGCGTGTTACCGAGCAGATTGATGCTCTTGAGGTGATGGGTGTAAATTCACTTAACTATCTTGTATTCCCTAAGATTATCGCTTTCCTTTTATACCCGTTTGTTATATCAATATCAATGTTCCTGGGTATTTTTGGCGGTTATGTAGCCGGTGTGTACGGCGGGTTTGTAGGTAGTGATGAATTTATTACCGGTATGCAGACAGACTTTATCCCATTCCATATTTTCTACGCATTTTTCAAAACATTCCTGTTCGGGTTTGTTTTGGCGACAATACCATCATTTCATGGTTTTTACATGAAGGGTGGGGCGCTTGAGGTTGGTAAAGCCAGTACAACGGCATTCGTGTGGACATCTGTAGTGATTATCCTGATAAATTATATTGTAACCCAACTCCTTTTAAGCTAA
- a CDS encoding glycosyltransferase family A protein, with amino-acid sequence MKYYIVIPAYNEAAFIGQMLQSLAAQTVLPARAIVVDDNSTDATAEIARNFALNNPWISVISNKSDAVHLPGSKVIRAFQKGLDALDDSYDIIVKLDADLILPPDYFEEVLKVFAQNPQAGMAGGFAYIEKNGEWILESLTDKDHIRGAFKAYRKELFQQMEGLRPAMGWDTADELLAKFYGWEVITLPDLKVKHLKPTGASYDKSARYKQGEAFYTLGYGLIITAIASLKLALRKKKPMLFTDYMSGFFKAKTSGKMMLVTPEQASFIRSYRWKKMKEKIF; translated from the coding sequence ATGAAGTACTACATTGTTATCCCTGCTTATAACGAGGCTGCTTTCATAGGCCAAATGCTGCAATCGCTTGCTGCACAAACCGTGTTGCCTGCGAGAGCAATAGTGGTTGATGACAATTCTACAGATGCAACCGCTGAAATTGCAAGAAATTTTGCTTTAAACAATCCCTGGATTTCAGTTATATCCAATAAAAGCGATGCCGTTCACTTACCTGGAAGTAAGGTGATCAGGGCATTTCAAAAAGGTTTAGATGCTCTGGACGACAGCTATGATATAATCGTAAAGCTGGATGCTGACCTGATACTTCCGCCAGACTATTTTGAAGAGGTGCTAAAAGTCTTTGCACAAAATCCTCAAGCAGGCATGGCGGGCGGCTTTGCCTACATAGAAAAAAACGGCGAATGGATACTGGAAAGCCTGACTGATAAAGACCATATTCGCGGAGCTTTTAAAGCATACCGTAAAGAGCTTTTTCAGCAAATGGAAGGATTGCGCCCGGCTATGGGGTGGGACACCGCGGATGAATTACTGGCGAAATTCTACGGATGGGAAGTTATAACATTGCCAGATCTTAAAGTAAAACACTTAAAGCCTACCGGGGCCAGCTATGATAAATCTGCGCGCTACAAGCAGGGTGAGGCATTTTACACGCTGGGCTACGGCTTAATTATAACCGCAATTGCTTCGCTAAAACTGGCGCTACGCAAGAAAAAGCCGATGTTGTTCACTGATTATATGTCAGGGTTCTTTAAAGCAAAAACTTCAGGAAAAATGATGCTTGTGACTCCTGAACAGGCTTCTTTCATCCGCAGCTATCGCTGGAAGAAGATGAAGGAAAAGATTTTTTAA
- a CDS encoding group III truncated hemoglobin, which translates to MRAFYNTLLQDDAMAYIFNDVAQIDLEAHLPHIVSFWEGVVFNTGDYRNNVMQLHLNLNAKAPLSKERFETWLEVFYGSVDCHFEGSNAEKIKTRALSIATVMQVKLQPSVK; encoded by the coding sequence ATGCGCGCTTTCTACAACACGTTGCTGCAGGACGATGCAATGGCGTATATCTTTAATGATGTCGCGCAGATAGACCTTGAGGCCCACTTGCCGCACATTGTGTCTTTCTGGGAAGGGGTGGTATTTAATACAGGAGATTATCGCAACAATGTAATGCAGTTACATCTTAACCTAAATGCTAAGGCGCCGCTTAGCAAAGAAAGGTTTGAAACATGGCTTGAAGTGTTTTATGGTTCGGTTGACTGCCATTTTGAAGGTTCCAACGCCGAAAAGATCAAGACCCGTGCATTGTCAATAGCAACAGTAATGCAGGTAAAATTACAGCCATCCGTTAAATAA
- a CDS encoding OsmC family protein codes for MDTRSINVLGYTGPDSRFTVRTYNTQLQLSEKIDTNDRTNPYEYLLAGFAGYINGVGRHVAACQGIILQSLQVEIKADPLKNEKPGFEKIRIVVMPTTKATLASLQKWLKDVQSATTVYNSISATQPEFVLYKEYSHT; via the coding sequence ATGGATACAAGATCAATTAACGTCTTGGGCTACACCGGGCCCGATAGCCGGTTTACAGTACGCACTTACAACACACAATTACAGCTGAGCGAGAAAATAGATACCAATGACCGCACCAACCCTTATGAATACCTTTTGGCAGGCTTTGCAGGCTACATAAACGGCGTTGGCAGGCATGTTGCTGCCTGCCAGGGAATAATACTGCAATCGCTGCAGGTAGAGATAAAAGCCGACCCTTTGAAGAATGAAAAGCCGGGTTTTGAAAAAATCAGGATTGTAGTTATGCCAACCACAAAAGCAACACTGGCTTCACTGCAAAAATGGCTGAAAGATGTACAGTCGGCAACAACGGTTTACAATAGTATATCGGCTACACAACCCGAATTTGTACTGTACAAAGAATATTCACATACATGA
- a CDS encoding 3-oxoacyl-ACP synthase III family protein has product MNIRITGSGSYIPNKAVANIDFAKHQFLDDDGRPLPYSNEVVAEKFKSITGIEERRYADDDLLTSDIAFFAAQKAIEDAGIDPETLDYIILAHNFGNVKQGAIQTDVVPSIASRVKHSLRIKNPKCVAYDILFGCPGWVEGVIQARAFIMSGMAKRCLVIGAETLSRVVDPHDRDSMIYSDGAGASVIEATDYEGGILAHASASYTYDEAYFLFFGNSFNKEHDPNVRYIKMYGRKIYEFALNHVPQAMKDCLDKSGVAIDDVKKVLIHQANEKMDEAIIHRFFKLYGKTPPERVMPMSIHKLGNSSVATVPTLYDLLIKGQIENQQLSKGDVLIFASVGAGMNINAFVYKI; this is encoded by the coding sequence ATGAATATCAGGATTACGGGGTCGGGCAGCTATATACCAAACAAGGCTGTGGCCAATATTGATTTTGCAAAACATCAGTTTCTTGATGATGACGGTAGGCCACTGCCTTACAGCAATGAAGTTGTTGCTGAAAAGTTTAAAAGTATTACCGGTATTGAAGAACGCCGCTATGCCGATGACGACTTGCTCACAAGTGATATTGCATTCTTTGCCGCCCAAAAAGCAATAGAAGATGCAGGTATTGACCCTGAAACACTTGACTATATCATTCTCGCACATAACTTTGGTAATGTAAAGCAGGGCGCCATCCAGACTGATGTTGTGCCAAGCATTGCCTCAAGGGTAAAGCACAGCCTGCGTATAAAAAACCCGAAATGCGTGGCTTATGATATACTTTTTGGCTGCCCGGGCTGGGTAGAAGGCGTTATACAGGCACGCGCGTTTATCATGTCGGGCATGGCAAAACGCTGCCTGGTAATTGGCGCTGAAACCCTGTCGCGCGTAGTTGACCCGCATGACCGGGACAGTATGATATATAGTGACGGTGCAGGCGCAAGTGTGATTGAAGCCACCGATTATGAGGGCGGAATCCTGGCTCATGCATCGGCGTCTTATACGTATGATGAAGCGTATTTTCTATTTTTCGGAAATTCATTCAACAAAGAACATGACCCCAATGTGCGGTACATCAAAATGTATGGGCGTAAGATATATGAATTCGCGCTTAACCATGTGCCGCAAGCCATGAAAGACTGTCTTGATAAAAGCGGTGTGGCAATAGATGATGTGAAGAAGGTTCTTATACACCAGGCCAATGAAAAGATGGATGAGGCAATAATACACAGATTTTTTAAGCTGTATGGCAAGACTCCACCTGAGCGTGTAATGCCAATGAGCATCCATAAACTGGGTAACAGTAGTGTGGCGACCGTGCCAACACTCTATGACTTACTGATAAAAGGGCAGATTGAAAACCAGCAACTCAGTAAAGGCGATGTACTGATATTTGCATCAGTAGGGGCGGGTATGAACATCAATGCTTTTGTGTACAAGATTTAG
- a CDS encoding gliding motility-associated C-terminal domain-containing protein, with protein sequence MTKLYATKFSFSILAFLFSLTAFATLLPDFTINATTTPQTCLGTGSIAFTTSGTTAGSTLDYKIYKLPNLTTPVATVTASPVINLTAGDYKIIATQTLGAEQNTAETTVTIANLGAELNFTLTPQGVRCGYDGMITVNVTSGTATQYEIIAGPVTKPLQASNMFTGLPAGQYQVRVYDACGDASVVTITLGTALPHIAIDGVTIESGLLPSCSTISVKNFFGTITGYEIFYPLTFVYTIMPPGGASPITQTVVVNSGSNSGGNLETIIPFYHNQSYFYNLKVTDACGNVYSRNNNAVNQKLSVNANPEIEGCNDNKFGIGLANFRPPYTVVFTQAPAAFLANPALYSPTHPNFTDTAVYGIPGSWVPEGNYTVLVTDACGHTATKSFEITDPDLEPGVSAEVEGCSTTGEIKVTGSSNLLVVKVLVAPSAFSAGPYPIDISSQIDEDELVIPNAPLGYYKFEITDECGGPYEKDVTVQVNNVDLNMTVIQRPGCALGMGSVRLSINQNNILTSVKITQSPPEFATSYPVDVSANIHGYNFSMNSLPAGVYMFETIDNCGTQRNRQITIEGYQVTVNDIEVTPLCLSFQLKPLHTSNGTYTASYWLQKYDPATMTWGHPAGTGTPYLEGTLPGSGNSLPINNNVNNINLQYLGDFRIVKVFYTFSNGATANQRCVEVINTFTYDGKPSIVNTNTFPCAGGLMEVAVEAVGVQPLVYRITHKNGNPFLINNGTSSLFSGLEPATYTFQLTDNCGNLRNTVITINAVNPITITQTGQCAASPVSLSVPAFSFLNFQWYKQGVPGTILSTTASLDFPSFNPATQGGTYILQITSAASTCLNQTIPHTINILPQPNAGQDAATSFCNNGSTIDISSYLTSPHDAGGTWTDMSGTGQFSGTNFNTANIPPGTYQFKYSVAGSCSLTDDAIVSITLKAKPAAPVVTPLPALCEGAGGQLVTAAIPGATYQWTGPNNFTSSDQSPAFVSFTPAMAGNYTVRATVDGCTSDPSTVTVTVNAIPQFSIDGVLLLCADQDATLTVTPSNFNVGDHNITYTWYEGSNILTGVDASAIEVSSPGTYSVVIDNNGCTSQPVIHTIAENAITTPIAIEHGCENDAYIVRVANADAFPGTFFEWTGPEGYNGAGPQIDITGLAAGTYNLIITNNEGCTAGNSADVINTYCKIPKGISPNGDGDNDVFDLTNFDVEEIKIFNRYGLQVYEKKGYIKDWHGQSDKGSLPAGTYYYVLRMAGGREKTGWVYLQLNE encoded by the coding sequence ATGACGAAATTATACGCCACAAAATTCAGTTTTTCGATTCTGGCATTTCTTTTCAGCCTTACTGCATTTGCAACTCTACTGCCAGATTTTACTATAAATGCCACTACCACACCGCAAACCTGCCTGGGTACGGGCTCAATTGCCTTCACAACCAGCGGCACAACAGCAGGCTCAACGCTTGATTATAAAATATATAAGCTGCCTAACCTTACCACACCTGTAGCAACTGTAACAGCGAGCCCCGTTATAAATCTGACAGCAGGTGATTACAAAATTATAGCGACGCAAACTCTTGGCGCCGAGCAAAATACAGCAGAGACTACTGTTACAATTGCTAATTTAGGTGCAGAACTCAATTTTACCCTTACTCCTCAAGGTGTTCGCTGTGGCTATGACGGCATGATTACGGTTAATGTAACATCCGGTACTGCCACTCAATATGAAATTATTGCCGGCCCGGTTACAAAGCCGCTTCAGGCATCAAATATGTTTACTGGCCTGCCTGCAGGGCAATATCAGGTAAGGGTATATGATGCTTGCGGAGATGCATCGGTTGTAACAATTACACTTGGAACTGCGCTGCCACATATTGCCATTGATGGGGTTACTATTGAATCTGGCTTACTTCCATCATGCAGCACAATTAGCGTGAAAAATTTTTTCGGTACAATTACAGGTTATGAAATTTTTTATCCGTTAACTTTTGTGTATACTATAATGCCTCCCGGAGGTGCATCGCCTATTACCCAGACAGTTGTGGTAAACAGCGGTTCAAATTCTGGCGGCAACCTTGAAACTATTATACCATTTTACCATAATCAGTCATATTTTTATAACCTGAAAGTTACAGATGCCTGCGGTAATGTCTACAGCCGAAACAACAATGCCGTAAACCAAAAACTATCTGTAAACGCTAACCCTGAAATTGAAGGGTGTAATGATAATAAGTTCGGGATAGGCCTGGCTAACTTCCGCCCGCCCTACACTGTTGTCTTCACACAGGCACCTGCGGCATTTTTGGCAAACCCGGCGTTGTATAGCCCCACCCACCCAAATTTTACTGACACTGCTGTTTACGGCATACCCGGCAGTTGGGTGCCCGAAGGAAACTATACTGTACTTGTAACAGATGCCTGCGGCCACACTGCCACAAAGAGTTTTGAAATTACCGACCCTGACCTGGAACCGGGTGTAAGCGCTGAGGTTGAAGGCTGCAGTACAACGGGCGAAATAAAAGTAACCGGAAGCTCAAACCTGCTGGTGGTAAAAGTGCTGGTGGCGCCGTCTGCGTTTTCTGCCGGGCCATACCCGATAGACATTTCCTCTCAAATTGATGAGGACGAACTGGTGATACCCAATGCACCTCTCGGCTATTACAAATTTGAAATTACTGATGAATGTGGCGGGCCATACGAAAAAGATGTTACTGTACAGGTAAATAACGTTGACCTGAATATGACTGTAATACAGCGCCCGGGCTGTGCACTTGGCATGGGCTCTGTAAGGCTGTCAATAAACCAGAATAACATATTAACCAGCGTTAAGATTACACAGTCGCCACCGGAATTTGCAACTAGCTACCCTGTAGATGTATCAGCAAACATACACGGCTACAACTTCTCAATGAATTCACTTCCGGCAGGTGTTTATATGTTTGAAACTATAGATAACTGCGGCACGCAGCGTAACAGGCAGATAACTATTGAGGGCTACCAGGTTACGGTAAATGATATTGAAGTCACACCTCTTTGCCTGTCTTTCCAGCTAAAGCCGCTGCACACCAGTAACGGTACCTATACAGCATCATACTGGCTGCAGAAATATGACCCTGCTACTATGACATGGGGACACCCGGCAGGTACAGGCACCCCATATCTTGAAGGAACGCTGCCGGGCTCAGGAAATTCATTACCAATAAACAACAATGTAAACAATATCAACCTGCAGTATCTTGGCGACTTCCGTATTGTAAAGGTTTTTTATACCTTTAGTAATGGCGCCACAGCCAACCAGCGCTGTGTTGAAGTAATAAACACTTTTACTTATGATGGTAAGCCGAGCATTGTAAATACAAATACATTTCCGTGTGCCGGTGGCCTAATGGAAGTTGCTGTTGAGGCAGTGGGTGTTCAGCCATTGGTATACAGGATAACTCATAAAAATGGAAATCCTTTCCTAATAAATAACGGCACTTCAAGCCTTTTCAGCGGGCTTGAGCCAGCAACATACACTTTCCAGCTCACAGATAATTGCGGTAACCTCAGGAACACTGTAATTACCATCAATGCAGTTAATCCTATTACAATAACCCAAACCGGGCAATGTGCTGCAAGTCCTGTCTCGCTTTCGGTACCTGCTTTTTCATTCCTCAATTTCCAATGGTATAAGCAGGGTGTTCCGGGAACCATACTTTCAACAACTGCGTCGCTTGATTTCCCTTCATTTAACCCTGCTACACAAGGCGGCACATACATTTTGCAGATAACATCTGCTGCAAGTACATGCCTTAACCAGACTATACCCCACACTATAAATATACTGCCGCAACCGAATGCCGGTCAGGATGCAGCAACATCGTTTTGTAACAACGGCAGCACAATAGATATATCATCATACCTTACGTCACCTCATGATGCAGGCGGCACATGGACAGACATGAGCGGGACAGGGCAGTTTAGCGGTACAAATTTTAACACTGCCAACATACCGCCGGGTACTTACCAGTTTAAATATTCGGTGGCGGGCAGCTGCAGCCTTACGGATGATGCTATTGTAAGCATTACACTAAAGGCGAAGCCGGCAGCTCCTGTAGTCACTCCGTTACCTGCACTTTGTGAAGGTGCAGGCGGACAGTTGGTAACTGCAGCCATACCGGGAGCGACTTATCAGTGGACGGGCCCAAACAATTTTACATCGTCTGACCAAAGTCCGGCCTTTGTTTCATTCACTCCTGCAATGGCGGGTAACTATACTGTAAGGGCCACTGTAGACGGGTGTACATCAGATCCGTCTACTGTAACTGTAACAGTAAATGCTATTCCACAGTTTAGTATTGACGGCGTTTTATTGCTTTGTGCAGACCAGGATGCTACACTAACGGTTACTCCTTCCAACTTTAATGTGGGCGATCACAATATCACTTATACATGGTATGAAGGTTCAAATATACTTACAGGAGTAGATGCTTCGGCAATCGAAGTGTCTTCACCCGGAACGTATAGTGTAGTAATAGATAACAATGGATGTACTTCACAGCCTGTTATACATACAATTGCAGAAAACGCGATAACAACACCAATTGCTATTGAACATGGCTGTGAAAATGATGCTTATATTGTGCGTGTTGCCAATGCTGATGCGTTTCCAGGAACATTTTTTGAATGGACAGGGCCTGAAGGATATAATGGTGCTGGCCCACAAATTGATATTACCGGACTTGCTGCAGGTACTTATAACCTTATAATAACTAATAATGAAGGTTGTACTGCGGGTAACAGTGCAGATGTTATAAACACATACTGCAAGATACCTAAAGGCATTTCGCCAAACGGTGATGGTGATAATGATGTTTTTGACCTGACGAATTTTGATGTGGAAGAAATAAAGATATTCAACCGCTATGGCCTTCAGGTGTATGAGAAGAAAGGTTACATAAAAGACTGGCACGGGCAAAGCGACAAAGGCAGCCTGCCTGCCGGAACGTATTATTATGTGCTGCGCATGGCAGGGGGCAGGGAAAAAACAGGATGGGTTTACCTACAGCTGAATGAATAA
- a CDS encoding lipopolysaccharide biosynthesis protein translates to MAIGIVSVLFIYPLNNTFAGTVRLIDNISQILFPLMVLGASHALIKFYPGLSPERRLQLFNYSMVSIFYISLAIFFGLVLFSNCGNYENAKLLYYAFPIAVCLAYIELFKKQSQDLQRIAIPTLYEKIIPKIVLPVLFLLMAYGTLQPNASLFIYTACYILILGLTSLYLFRYFKPGINYRFKTLFGELSRKDYYRYSIYSFAGSLGSMLAFRIDGLIIPEFFSLADNGVFGYAVTLSSTLQIPAVGMFALYAPLISGYIKSGDIDELNYKYKDVARLLLFIGALLYSCILLGVEDLFLLLPTYEKLKGAIPVIYVLGLSVVLNMATGFNGEIITYSKYYRFNLITVALLIVFNISFSLYAIYYTDMGLTGVAWASFLSMSLFNIAKLAFIYKKFRLLPFDGRFAKLAVIFTLSTIGIYLLPDSSSHFINLIYKCGLSLLLNVLVVYRMCLVHQVNDWMDKLLAKVIR, encoded by the coding sequence ATGGCCATTGGCATAGTATCGGTGCTTTTTATTTATCCGCTTAACAATACCTTTGCGGGTACTGTACGCCTTATCGACAATATATCTCAAATACTCTTCCCTTTAATGGTATTAGGTGCTTCACATGCGCTGATAAAGTTTTACCCCGGCCTAAGCCCCGAGCGAAGGCTGCAGCTGTTTAACTATAGCATGGTTTCAATTTTCTATATAAGTCTGGCAATTTTTTTTGGATTGGTACTCTTCAGTAATTGTGGAAATTATGAAAATGCAAAACTGTTATATTATGCTTTCCCTATCGCTGTCTGTCTTGCCTACATTGAATTGTTTAAAAAACAGTCACAAGACCTACAGCGTATTGCTATACCAACACTATATGAAAAGATAATTCCTAAAATAGTATTACCTGTTTTATTCCTTTTAATGGCTTACGGAACATTACAGCCCAATGCATCTTTATTTATCTACACCGCATGTTATATCTTAATTTTAGGCCTTACATCACTCTATCTTTTCAGGTATTTTAAGCCCGGAATTAATTACAGGTTTAAAACCCTTTTTGGAGAGTTATCCAGAAAGGATTATTATCGCTACAGCATTTATTCTTTTGCAGGCAGTCTTGGTTCTATGCTGGCTTTCCGGATAGACGGGCTTATAATCCCAGAGTTTTTCTCGCTGGCGGATAATGGCGTGTTCGGCTATGCTGTTACACTTTCATCAACACTGCAAATACCTGCAGTAGGAATGTTTGCCCTGTATGCACCGCTTATTTCAGGCTACATTAAATCTGGCGATATTGATGAACTCAATTACAAATATAAAGATGTAGCACGTTTGCTGTTGTTTATAGGGGCATTGCTTTACAGCTGCATTTTATTGGGTGTAGAAGACCTCTTCCTTTTGCTGCCCACTTACGAAAAACTAAAGGGAGCCATCCCTGTAATTTACGTTTTAGGATTAAGTGTTGTATTAAACATGGCTACCGGCTTCAACGGAGAGATTATTACTTATTCCAAATACTACCGCTTCAACCTTATAACTGTTGCATTGCTTATTGTTTTCAATATATCCTTCAGCCTTTATGCTATTTATTATACTGATATGGGTTTAACCGGGGTGGCCTGGGCATCGTTTTTATCAATGTCGCTATTTAATATTGCCAAGTTAGCATTCATATACAAAAAATTCAGGCTGCTGCCGTTTGATGGCAGGTTCGCCAAGCTTGCTGTGATATTCACGCTTTCTACTATTGGTATTTACCTTTTGCCTGATAGCAGTTCGCACTTCATAAACCTTATCTATAAATGCGGTCTGTCATTATTATTGAATGTCCTGGTGGTATACCGCATGTGCCTTGTGCACCAGGTAAATGATTGGATGGATAAGCTGCTGGCTAAAGTTATCCGCTAA